Proteins encoded together in one Yersinia mollaretii ATCC 43969 window:
- the kup gene encoding low affinity potassium transporter Kup, with the protein MSTEHKQSLSAVTLAAIGVVYGDIGTSPLYTLRECFSGHYGFDVRPDVVFGFLSLIFWMLILIVSVKYLTYVMRADNAGEGGILTLMSLAGRNTSSRATSILVILGLIGGSFFYGEVVITPAISVMSAIEGLEIAAPALDPYIVPCSIAVLTLLFVIQKHGTGSVGKLFAPVMLVWFLTIALLGLRSIIANPEVLSALNPKWAIGFFTEYKAVSFYALGAVVLAITGVEALYADMGHFGKFPIRLAWFTVVLPSLVLNYFGQGALLLKNPEAIKNPFFLLAPDWALIPLLILATLATVIASQAVISGVFSLTRQAVRLGYLPPMRIIHTSEMESGQIYIPVINWTLYLAVVLVIVGFERSSNLAAAYGIAVTGTMVITSILFCTVALKNWHWNRVFVGCLLVVLLIIDVPMFSANALKLFSGGWLPLSLGLVMFIIMTTWKSERFGLLRRMHEHGNSLEAMIASLEKSPPVRVTGTAVYMSRAMNVIPFALLHNLKHNKVLHERVVLLTLRTEDAPYVHNVKRVTIEQLSPTFWRVVASYGWRETPNVEEIFHRCGLEGLPCQMMETSFFMSHESLILTRRPWYLFLRGKLFIALSRNALRAADQFEIPPNRVIELGTQVEI; encoded by the coding sequence ATGAGCACAGAACATAAACAGTCTTTATCGGCGGTAACCCTGGCAGCAATAGGGGTGGTTTACGGTGATATTGGTACCAGCCCGCTCTATACCTTGAGAGAGTGCTTTTCTGGTCATTATGGTTTTGATGTCCGCCCGGATGTAGTGTTTGGCTTTTTATCGCTGATTTTCTGGATGCTCATCCTGATCGTCTCGGTTAAATATCTGACCTATGTCATGCGTGCAGATAACGCCGGTGAAGGGGGCATTTTAACTTTAATGTCTTTGGCCGGGCGTAATACCTCATCTCGCGCCACCTCAATACTGGTGATTCTTGGGCTGATTGGCGGCAGCTTCTTTTATGGCGAGGTGGTCATTACCCCTGCAATCTCGGTCATGTCAGCCATCGAAGGGTTGGAAATTGCCGCGCCTGCGCTCGATCCCTATATCGTCCCCTGCTCTATTGCGGTGCTAACTCTGCTGTTTGTGATTCAAAAACACGGCACTGGTAGTGTCGGCAAACTATTCGCCCCAGTGATGCTGGTATGGTTTCTGACGATCGCCCTGCTGGGGCTACGCAGTATTATTGCGAATCCCGAAGTCCTGTCTGCGCTGAATCCCAAATGGGCGATAGGCTTCTTTACTGAATATAAAGCGGTGTCGTTTTATGCCCTCGGCGCGGTGGTGCTGGCCATCACTGGCGTGGAAGCGCTGTATGCTGATATGGGGCATTTTGGTAAATTCCCTATCCGATTGGCATGGTTTACCGTGGTTCTGCCCTCATTGGTGCTGAACTATTTTGGGCAAGGCGCATTACTGCTGAAAAACCCGGAAGCCATCAAAAACCCCTTCTTCCTGTTAGCCCCTGACTGGGCCTTGATCCCACTATTAATACTGGCGACACTGGCGACAGTGATTGCCTCACAAGCGGTGATATCGGGTGTGTTCTCGCTGACTCGGCAGGCGGTGCGGTTAGGCTACTTGCCACCGATGCGCATTATCCATACCTCCGAAATGGAGTCGGGTCAGATCTATATCCCGGTCATCAACTGGACACTCTATCTGGCGGTGGTTCTGGTGATTGTCGGCTTCGAGCGCTCCAGTAATCTGGCGGCCGCTTACGGCATCGCGGTAACTGGAACCATGGTAATAACCAGTATTTTGTTCTGCACTGTCGCGCTGAAAAACTGGCACTGGAATCGCGTTTTTGTCGGCTGCCTGCTGGTGGTTTTACTGATTATCGATGTGCCGATGTTTTCAGCCAACGCCTTGAAATTGTTCTCCGGCGGTTGGTTGCCGCTCTCTCTGGGTCTCGTGATGTTTATCATTATGACCACTTGGAAAAGCGAGCGTTTTGGTTTGCTGCGCCGTATGCATGAACACGGCAATTCACTGGAAGCGATGATTGCGTCATTGGAGAAATCACCTCCGGTGCGAGTGACGGGGACGGCGGTGTATATGTCGCGGGCAATGAATGTGATTCCGTTCGCGTTGTTGCATAACCTCAAGCATAACAAAGTGCTACATGAACGCGTGGTGCTGCTGACATTACGAACTGAGGATGCCCCTTACGTACACAATGTGAAGCGGGTCACCATTGAGCAGCTCTCGCCGACTTTCTGGCGGGTGGTGGCAAGTTATGGTTGGCGCGAAACGCCAAATGTAGAGGAGATCTTCCACCGCTGTGGCTTAGAAGGCTTGCCGTGCCAGATGATGGAAACGTCGTTCTTTATGTCCCATGAGTCGCTCATTCTGACGCGACGACCATGGTATCTGTTCCTGCGCGGCAAGCTATTTATTGCCCTCAGCCGTAATGCGCTGCGCGCCGCAGATCAATTCGAGATCCCCCCTAACCGGGTGATTGAGCTAGGAACACAAGTCGAGATTTAA